AACCTCCCAACCCTGGAGCCAGGCTCGAGAACGCCCACCCCCTTCACCATAGCAGCCACTCactcctcctgctccttctcctccagTGTCCGCCGCTTCTCCATCAAGTCCCCGTAGAAGCGCGACTGCTCTCGCTTCTGCTGCTTCAGGTCGATGCCGGCAATGAAGCCGCGGCCCAACAGCTGCACCTGGTGCCGCTCCTTGTACCTGCACAACAGGAGGCGATGGGGTCAGGGCAGCTAGGGCGGCACCTCAGGCTGCTCTGGTGCTCCACAGccaggtagggaggggagggggggacaacACGGGAAGACCTCCTCTGCCCTGAGCAGGTGACCCCACGGCACCAGTCAGCCACGGCTCTGGGCCACACTCACAGTGGGTTGTAGTCGATGGACGTATCCTCAGATGCGTCCCACTCGAAGACAAACTTGCGGTCGTTCAGGTGCCGAGTGCGTCTCCGCTTCTTCACACCACCCAGGTACCGCTCCTGCGGGCAGCATAGCCATCAGCCCCCACCCGGCAGATGCAACCAGCCCCGGGAACCTAAGAGAAAGGgactgccagcccccagctccattccttcagcccccacccggccccagagCTGCAAGGGAACtgaggcatcctggctcccaatCCACAGGAGATATAGACTCCCTGCCCAGGGGTAGCAGCATGACCGGGGGAGCCGAGTACCTTGATGGCGTGCAGCTCCTTGCTCTTGTCCTTTTCCTCGCGGATCTTCTGCCGCCCCTCTTCGTCCTCATTGCCATTGGTCTCGCGCTCCATGCGCTCCCGCCGCTCTCGGCGCTCCCGCTCCTGCGGGTCCTCTGTGGGGCAGGCAAACGGGGACTCAGCGTACCCCGTACTCGAGGGCAGCACCGAGGGCCCTCCTAGGACTGGGTAGGAGCCACACAACCCCCGACAGGCACTCACCCAGCATCTTCCTCCCCATATCCTGGAActgcttcctcttcttcctctcctcctcgATCAGCCGCTGCCGCTCCTCCACTTCTTGCTGGCGCCGCTTCAGTGCCTCAGCCTCCCGCTCGGCTTTGGAGAGAAACTTGGGCTGGAGGACAGAGGAGGCAGTGAGCACGGCCCAGCAGCGCAGCAGCCCTCCATGCTCCCATCCTCTCGCACAACCCCAGGCACGATGGGCTGCCTGCCGTACCGCACTGCCCAGCGCAGAGCCAGGGACCCAGAGGGTAGCAGCTTTCTGTCTTGGCAATAGTGCAGACCAGGCCCAGcaacagggaggaaaggaggcaaCCCCTCAACAGCATACGGCATTGCTCATCCTCACCTTGGCCTCTGCCTCCTCTTCAGCCTTCTTCTtggccagcagctcctccagcgaCAGAGGCTGGGCCTGCAAACACAGGACGGGGCCGTCAGAGCCCGAGAGGCGCGCCAGCCCCGCACCGCGCCAGGCGGACCCAGTGCCAGGCTGTGCCTGCCCCTTCCTGACACCCCACCTTCTCCTTCCTCAGCGccgcatcctcctcctcctccgccgccCTGCGGGAGTCTCTGTCCTTCCGAAACTTGGAGTCTTTGCCTCGGCTCGGGGACAAGCTCCTGCGCGGGGGACACCAGGCACgggccccagctcagccccctccAGCTCCTCGCTGGCGGGATCCCAACCACCCGCTCCAAGGCCCCTCGCcttccccgcccgcccgcccacacggccaggcagggagggagggagcctccAGCCACTCGTCCCGCGCTCCCGCCCCATCACGACCGACCTGGAGCGCTTGCGGTCCTTGTCCCGCCGGTGCCCATCCTTCTCCCGGTCGCGGTCCTTCTTGTTCCTGTCGCGCTCCCGGTCTTTGTGTCGCCGCTCCCTGCGAGCGCAAAGCCCCGTGGCAGCGGCCGCAAACACCggggcccgcccgcccgcccgcgtcCCCCCGcgccccagagctggctgcacccccacccctccccggggcacagggctgcccctgcccctgccccgcaccTGTCAGCCGACTTGGACCTGGAGCGGGACCGCGATCGGCTGCCCCGCCGCCGCTCCCGGGACCGGTGCCGCTTCCTGTCCTTGCCCGGGGGGCTCTTCCTGTCGCGCTCCCGGTCTCGGTCCGGGGAGCGCGAGCGCTTGCGATCCTCCTTGGCCGGGGACGGGTCCCGCTCCTTCTTCTCCACCAGCTCCCCCGCCATCTGCCGGGGCCGAGACGCTGTCAGGGCCGGAGGCGAGACCCCGCTGTCCCCGGCGCCAGGGGGAGGCTCCCGCCCGGCCCCCGCGGGCATCGTGGGGGAGCAGGGCGCGGGGCCCCAGCAGGCGGGCGGCCCCCCGGGGAACCGAGAAGCGAgctgggggaggcggggagggggccCGGGCGTCCCACCGCACTCACCGCCGCCGGCGTCACCAGGCCTCGGGCCcctgcgccgccgccgccatcttaGCGGGCTCACTCCGGAACCGGGCCCCGCCGCGCGGCATGCCGGGAAGGCGAGTCCATTGCCCCGGCGCCGACAGCTCCCAGGAGGCGCTGCGTGGCCTGGCCGGAACCGACTCCATTGGCTCGGCGCCTACAGCTCCCAGCAGGCGCCGCGGCAACAGACCAGAAGGCGGCCCCATTGGCCCAGCCAGCGCCGCGCGGCCCGCTGGGAAGGCGAGAGCGGCCGCGAGGCTCGCCGGGAAATGTAGTCGCGGGCCGGGCTCCGCGCTGGGGTtaaccctttgcaggctggagcgGGCCGCGCGGGGTACCCCTGCACCGCACCCGGGAGTCTTGCTCCCGGCTCTGCCACCGACGCTCCTCCCCGCCCAGGtcacctccctgcacctccacaacccacccctgctccaaagGCTGCTCGCCCTCCACAGACAAGAGGCACTAGACACAGGCTGCTGCTATCCACTGTATTTTCCATAATAAATAAGCTTTTTAATAACACTGAACATGGAACAGAGTCACCCCCCCAGACAAAAGGTCTATAAAACAaaaaccacccccaccccacagtcccatcccccccccccccccccccgcaggcaAAGgcggagctgcccctgccccggggccaGGTAACATCAAGGCGAACGGCCGGTGCCAGGCAGCGCGGGGGCCAGGGACAGCAGCGGATGGAGACGACAGGGCACGGCTGGACAGCGACTGGGCGTTAGAGGGGAAACAATGAGTCTGTGGCAAGTTGTCCTGGCTCCGGGGGTGCAGGAGCCGCCATCAACCAAGCCCCGTCTGTGCCAagcagcctggagcagccccagggtcaCCCCAGGGCCCCGGCAGCCCCTCTCCCCGTCCCCCGGAGAACGTGCGCGGAGCCTGTGTGGGAAGCATTGCGATGAGCTGGGCCGATTCTGGGGTTGCTACAGCCGGGGAAGCCTCCAGGCCCCAAATCCCCTCTGCAGGGGAAGGCCTCACCATGGGGCCCGCTCCTCTGGCGGGATAtaacccagctcccagctcccccctgctggagcagccctccccccctccccatcgtGGGGGCTGGAGAGTGTCCAGGGGCTGGAAGCAGGCCCCCCTTTCACATGACAGAGCAGCTTTTCGCCTTTTCCTTCTTGAAGGTGGAGGAGATGAGTTCGGAGCGGCTGGGCAGGTGCAGCAAGCGTTTGGAGAGGCTGCGTGCAGGGctcttggggggcggggggctgcccTTGCTCAGGCAGACGCCAGAGGCTGTGCGGAAGATGCTATGGACGCTTTTCTCCGAGGTGAAGGCAGAGCACTCCAGGTAGCTCTCAGCTCCCAATTGCTTGGCCACGGCACAGCCCTGCAACCCGAGCAAAGAGAGAGAtgagggggcagctggaggcctgggagcctggcaggcaccaggaggggaaggtccCAAATGCTACGCCCCAGACTGCTCAAGCCAGAGCCAGGTCCTTCTAGGCTACGGCTGGAGCTGGGATAAGAAAGCAGGACGCTGGTACTCACCTGCTCGTAGGAGACAGGAGCCTGCTTCTGGTGGGACAGCTCCAAGAGAGTGCTCAGATCGGTTCGCAGATCTGTCTTACAGCCGATCAGCAGCACCCGGGTGCTGGGGCAGTAGTCCAGGATTTCTGTCTTCCACTGCAGGGAccatggaggggagaggagggtcaGGGGGCCCTAGGCCAACAGCCCCAAGCTCTCCCTGGTaccaccccagtgctgccctggctggggagggggctgcacccagCTCCAGGGGTGTAGGGGCAttcctgggtgctgagcctggTCCCACTGGAGCCCTGGGGAGGGGGTTTCAGAACAGACCCCTCCACCTCTGCAGATGAGACCATGGAGGGGGTAGGTGTCACATCCAGCtagcagcaggaccagccccccaTGCTAGAAGGGAACAGCAAGTGGCTAATGCAGAGGCACCCTGCCCtatgccccccgccccaggcagcgccaaaatggggggggggggggggagcgggggcaagGTAGTCCTTCAGCCCCATTCCAGCCCAGTCCCATGGCACCAAACAGCCCAGGGTAGGGGGACACTAAGCATCCCTTTAAAATCAGGCCAAACCCACAGGGTAATCAGCTggacacagagcctggccagaggGCACTTCTG
This sequence is a window from Alligator mississippiensis isolate rAllMis1 chromosome 15, rAllMis1, whole genome shotgun sequence. Protein-coding genes within it:
- the RND1 gene encoding rho-related GTP-binding protein Rho6 is translated as MRERRAAAAAVARCKLVLVGDVQCGKTAMLQVLAKDCYPETYVPTVFENYTACLEGDETRVELSLWDTSGSPYYDNVRPLCYSDSDAVLLCFDISRPETLDSALKKWKTEILDYCPSTRVLLIGCKTDLRTDLSTLLELSHQKQAPVSYEQGCAVAKQLGAESYLECSAFTSEKSVHSIFRTASGVCLSKGSPPPPKSPARSLSKRLLHLPSRSELISSTFKKEKAKSCSVM